In one window of Hyla sarda isolate aHylSar1 chromosome 1, aHylSar1.hap1, whole genome shotgun sequence DNA:
- the LOC130295070 gene encoding uncharacterized protein LOC130295070 — MELKGLGFVPLLLAFWCVAWLATSYILTVVLGHAASPLMHISDVGNFFPENILLRIGFIGTSIGTLVLTFLIYKYMVMHTEEFRGHQVLIQRILLAIVWASCFGTAVMHVLSPEEYPRIHFVSMVISITCEALYYLGQSIQMYKLPGANKVIHHSRCTCCGLAFTCAIFYFGYKTLQELFYDDEDWDEIREITTIIIEWVMLLLILINIVTYYSTMQRLMLTVSRNSCKLSLRVRIDDFGV; from the exons atggagctaaaaggtttggggttcgtcccccttctgttggcgttttggtgtgtggcctggcttgccaccagctacatcttgacggtcgtcctcggccatgccgcctcgccactgatgcacatcag tgacgtgggaaatttctttcccgaaaacatattattgagaattggattcatagggacatccattggcactttggtactaacctttcttatttataagtatatggttatgcatactgaagagttcaggggtcatcaggtcctgatccagaggatcctgctcgccattgtgtgggcctcctgttttggtacagctgtcatgcatgtattgtcccccgaagaatatcccaggatacactttgtcagtatggtaatttccattacatgtgaagccttatactaccttgggcagtccatccagatgtataaattaccaggagcaaacaaagtcatccaccatagtagatgcacctgctgtggcctggcttttacctgcgcaattttctactttggatataaaacattacaggaattattctatgatgatgaagactgggacgagatccgtgaaatcaccaccataatcatcgagtgggtgatgcttctactgatcctgataaacatcgtgacctattattccaccatgcagaggttaatgttaaccgtctccaggaacagctgcaaactctctcttagagtaagaattgatgacttcggggtgtag